A single window of Serinus canaria isolate serCan28SL12 chromosome 14, serCan2020, whole genome shotgun sequence DNA harbors:
- the LOC127059074 gene encoding acyl-coenzyme A synthetase ACSM4, mitochondrial-like, with the protein MRTFLKSWIPQCLWILRSPSRTFHGNNRLLTSQIISHYESVNQGKKELPEYFNFASDVLDEWARLEKDGRKPANPAFWWVNGKGEEVKWSFEEFGSLSKKTANVLSEACGLQRGDRIVAILPRVPEWWLLNVACIRAGIVFFPGTSQLTAKDILYRLQASKAKCIVTNDTLAPAVESVLSGSKFLKSKLIVGQGSREGWLNFKELLAGASADHQCVQTRSQDPMIVYFTSGTTGFPKMVLHSHCSYGIGFATTGRYWLKLTPSDIIWNTSDTGWVKAAWSSLFAAWICGSCVFVHNMPQFKPEVIAETLSKYPITTFCTAPTAFLMLVKHDVSSYKFPSLKHCVTGGEALNPEVMAKWKTQTGLDIHEGYGQTETVTICANMKGMKIKPGSLGKAVPPYDVQIVDEHGAVVPKGEEGTIAIRVKPTRPFCLFSEYLDNPEKTAASVRGDFYLTGDRGVMDEEGYIWFVGRADDIINSAGYRIGPFEVESALIEHPAVVEAAVVSSPDPVRGEVVKAFIVLAPAFVSHDPEKLINELQQHVKKVTAPYKYPRKVEFVQELPKTATGKIQRRVLKNKEWAKV; encoded by the exons TCCTGGATTCCTCAGTGTTTGTGGATTCTCAGGTCACCTTCCAGAACATTCCATGGAAACAACCGGCTTCTTACATCTCAGATTATTTCCCATTATGAATCTGTAAATCAGGGTAAAAAGGAACTGCCAGAATATTTCAACTTTGCAAGTGATGTCTTAGATGAGTGGGCTCGACTGGAAAAG GATGgaagaaaaccagcaaatcCAGCTTTTTGGTGGGTCAATGGTAAGGGAGAGGAGGTGAAGTGGAGCTTTGAGGAGTTTGGCTCTCTGTCCAAGAAGACAGCCAATGTCCTTTCTGAGGCCTGTGGTTTGCAGAGAGGAGACAGAATTGTAGCAATTCTGCCTCGTGTTCCTGAGTGGTGGCTCCTGAATGTGGCCTGCATACGAGCAG gAATTGTCTTTTTTCCAGGAACCTCCCAGTTAACAGCCAAAGACATCTTATACCGACTCCAGGCTTCAAAGGCCAAGTGCATTGTCACCAATGACACCCTGGCACCTGCAGTGGAATCTGTCCTGTCTGGCAGCAAGTTCCTGAAAAGTAAACTCATTGTAGGccaagggagcagggaagggtggCTGAACTTCAAAGAACTCCTTGC ggGTGCATCTGCTGACCATCAGTGTGTCCAGACAAGGAGTCAAGACCCAATGATTGTGTATTTTACCAGCGGAACTACGGGCTTCCCAAAAATGGTGCTGCATTCCCACTGCAGTTACGGCATTGGATTTGCAACCACTGGCAG GTATTGGTTGAAATTGACTCCTTCAGATATAATATGGAATACCTCTGATACTGGCTGGGTAAAAGCAGCTTGGAGCAGTCTTTTTGCAGCATGGATCTGTGGATCCTGTGTCTTTGTACACAATATGCCACAGTTTAAACCAGAAGTTATTGCAGAG ACTCTCTCAAAATATCCCATCACCACCTTCTGCACGGCTCCCACCGCCTTCCTCATGCTGGTCAAACATGATGTGAGCAG CTACAAGTTCCCAAGTCTGAAGCACTGTGTAACTGGAGGGGAAGCACTGAATCCTGAAGTGATGGCGAAGTGGAAAACCCAGACAGGGCTGGATATCCATGAAGGTTATGGCCAGACTGAAACA GTGACAATCTGTGCCAAtatgaaaggaatgaaaattaaacCTGGCTCTTTGGGAAAAGCTGTTCCCCCTTATGATGTGCAG ATCGTAGATGAGCATGGGGCTGTTGTGCCTAAAGGAGAAGAGGGCACCATTGCTATCCGAGTGAAACCCACACGACCCTTCTGTCTGTTCTCTGAGTACCTG GATAATCCAGAGAaaactgctgcctctgtgcGAGGAGATTTTTATCTCACCGGGGACAGAGGCGTTATGGATGAAGAGGGATATATCTGGTTTGTTGGAAGAGCTGATGATATCATTAACTCTGCTGG gTACCGCATTGGCCCCTTTGAAGTGGAGAGTGCATTGATAGAGCACCCGGCAGTCGTGGAGGCGGCTGTTGTCAGCAGTCCCGACCCAGTGCGAGGGGAG GTGGTCAAAGCCTTCATTGTTTTAGCTCCTGCTTTTGTATCACATGatccagaaaaattaattaatgagCTTCAACAACATGTCAAGAAGGTGACTGCACCATACAAGTATCCAAGGAAG GTGGAGTTTGTTCAGGAGCTGCCAAAGACAGCTACTGGGAAAATCCAGAGAAGGGTTTTAAAGAACAAAGAGTGGGCAAAGGTATAA